Proteins encoded in a region of the Isosphaeraceae bacterium EP7 genome:
- a CDS encoding isoprenylcysteine carboxylmethyltransferase family protein, with protein sequence MTTEFTFRAIALASVALCLPIGLYHRIRAGASGERLDRRAEGLFTMVGLRLCGVLVWALLAAYLINPASVSWCSVALPAWLRWAGAPLGLLVTPLLLFWTFRSLGKNLTDTVVTRREHTLVTHGPYRWVRHPFYLVVLVCGLALSLLTANWLIALLGVMGLTLLVTRTRIEEAKLIERFGDEYRAYARRTGKFFPLLNRNR encoded by the coding sequence ATGACCACCGAATTCACCTTCCGGGCGATTGCCCTCGCCAGCGTCGCCCTCTGCTTGCCCATCGGCCTTTACCACCGGATCAGGGCTGGAGCGAGCGGGGAGCGGCTGGACCGCAGGGCCGAAGGCCTTTTCACCATGGTCGGCCTCCGCCTGTGCGGCGTCCTGGTCTGGGCCTTGCTGGCCGCTTACCTGATCAACCCTGCCTCGGTTTCCTGGTGTTCGGTCGCACTGCCCGCCTGGCTCCGCTGGGCCGGTGCGCCCCTCGGGCTCCTCGTGACGCCCCTCCTCTTGTTCTGGACGTTCCGAAGCCTGGGCAAGAACCTCACCGATACGGTCGTCACTCGACGTGAGCACACCCTGGTCACCCACGGACCTTACCGCTGGGTGCGACACCCGTTCTACCTCGTCGTCCTCGTGTGCGGGCTGGCTCTGAGCCTGCTGACCGCGAACTGGCTCATCGCGCTCCTCGGTGTCATGGGCTTGACGTTGCTCGTCACCCGTACCCGGATCGAAGAGGCCAAATTAATCGAGAGGTTCGGCGACGAGTATCGGGCCTACGCTCGGCGGACGGGGAAATTCTTCCCCCTGCTCAACCGAAATCGTTAG
- a CDS encoding redoxin domain-containing protein, protein MSRTAALVFMALFSALGGLYGWARLRSEWGEAGPPGLIVVIEPKTHLVTPPMAEASATMVGRQARAFDAETTDGPRHAPAPSGPTVLTFIMDGCPCSAEAQPFFNRLHEAYPSATFLGVIDAEAPQANRWAERHKVAYPLVLDKPLKIVKDYQISNSAYVVLVDSKGTIAGHWPGYSEAMLIDLGSKLAAMTGAAETPLDLVDAPTQPYSGCPFEF, encoded by the coding sequence ATGAGTCGGACCGCCGCACTCGTGTTCATGGCCCTCTTTTCGGCCCTCGGCGGCCTCTACGGCTGGGCCCGGCTCCGCTCCGAATGGGGCGAGGCGGGCCCGCCGGGCCTGATCGTGGTCATCGAGCCGAAGACCCATCTGGTCACCCCGCCGATGGCCGAGGCCAGCGCGACGATGGTCGGCCGCCAGGCCCGCGCCTTCGACGCCGAGACGACCGATGGCCCCCGGCACGCGCCCGCACCCTCCGGGCCGACGGTGCTCACCTTCATCATGGACGGCTGCCCGTGCAGCGCCGAGGCCCAGCCCTTCTTCAACCGCCTGCACGAAGCCTACCCCTCCGCCACCTTCCTGGGCGTCATCGACGCCGAGGCCCCCCAGGCAAACCGCTGGGCCGAACGGCACAAGGTGGCCTACCCCCTGGTCCTCGACAAGCCGCTCAAGATCGTCAAGGACTATCAGATCAGTAACTCCGCCTATGTGGTCCTGGTCGATTCCAAGGGGACCATCGCGGGCCACTGGCCGGGATACTCGGAGGCCATGCTGATCGACCTGGGATCGAAGCTTGCCGCCATGACCGGCGCCGCCGAGACGCCGCTCGACCTGGTCGACGCCCCCACACAGCCGTATTCGGGATGCCCGTTCGAATTTTGA
- a CDS encoding DUF1559 domain-containing protein, whose amino-acid sequence MRRRAFTLIELLVVISIIAVLIALLLPAVQSAREAARRMQCTNNLKQLGLAMHNYHSSLESFPVGFLYPRSAANLPVPALHYRWSVLAQLSPYLEQSNVYNALNMNFPLAAGSSGVYGVGPWTPFLENTTVLTTKVSFFLCPSDPATPPTTLAGGLASGPSNYQFCTGDGSPLSPNPGDAGVSVAANGAFILGPPQSAATMTDGTSATIAASEQLIGQAGGGASTVNGQAPPADARRAAAISSTTPLSDSGCASPTGWRLDKGFGWWDGDYRTTLYNHYLTPNSKSYDCWQKSPPHNPAIKTARSNHPGGVNALFCDGHVQYVKDTISLPTWRGLATRNGGEVLSSDAF is encoded by the coding sequence ATGCGTCGTCGTGCGTTCACGCTGATCGAATTGCTGGTCGTCATCTCGATCATCGCGGTCCTCATCGCGCTGCTCTTGCCCGCGGTGCAAAGTGCCCGCGAGGCTGCCAGACGCATGCAGTGCACCAACAACCTGAAGCAGCTCGGGCTGGCGATGCACAATTATCACTCGTCGCTGGAGTCGTTCCCGGTGGGGTTCCTCTACCCCAGGAGCGCGGCGAATCTGCCCGTGCCGGCGCTGCATTACCGATGGTCGGTGCTGGCGCAACTGTCTCCTTATCTTGAGCAGTCGAACGTCTACAATGCCTTGAACATGAACTTTCCCCTCGCGGCGGGCTCGTCTGGCGTCTACGGCGTGGGCCCCTGGACCCCGTTCCTGGAGAACACGACGGTCCTGACGACGAAGGTCTCGTTCTTCCTCTGCCCGAGCGACCCGGCCACCCCGCCGACCACGCTGGCGGGCGGGCTGGCCTCGGGGCCGAGCAACTACCAGTTCTGCACCGGGGACGGGTCGCCGCTGAGCCCGAATCCGGGAGACGCCGGCGTGTCGGTCGCGGCCAACGGGGCGTTCATCCTGGGGCCTCCTCAGTCGGCCGCGACGATGACCGACGGCACGAGCGCCACGATCGCGGCGTCTGAGCAGTTAATCGGCCAGGCGGGCGGCGGTGCATCCACGGTGAACGGCCAGGCGCCGCCGGCCGATGCGCGACGGGCCGCGGCGATCAGCTCGACCACGCCGCTCTCCGACTCGGGGTGCGCCAGCCCGACGGGTTGGCGGCTGGACAAGGGGTTCGGCTGGTGGGACGGCGACTATCGAACCACCTTATATAACCATTACCTCACGCCCAACTCGAAGTCGTACGACTGCTGGCAGAAGAGCCCGCCGCACAACCCGGCCATCAAGACGGCCCGAAGCAACCACCCGGGCGGTGTCAATGCGCTGTTCTGCGACGGACACGTCCAGTACGTCAAGGACACGATCAGCCTTCCCACCTGGCGCGGGCTCGCCACGCGCAACGGCGGCGAGGTCCTCTCCTCCGACGCATTCTGA
- a CDS encoding RNA-binding protein translates to MGKKLYVGNLTYNVNETDLEALFSQFGTVQSAQIIIDRDTNRSKGFGFVEMSTDAEAQTAIQELDGRDHDGRNLTVNEAKPREPRSGGGGGYGGGGGGGGYGGGGGGRSGGGGGYGGGGGGRSGGSSGGYGGGGGRY, encoded by the coding sequence GTGGGTAAGAAGCTTTACGTCGGAAATCTTACGTACAACGTCAACGAGACCGATCTGGAGGCCTTGTTCTCCCAGTTCGGCACCGTGCAAAGCGCGCAGATCATCATCGATCGCGACACGAACCGCTCCAAGGGTTTCGGGTTCGTGGAGATGAGCACCGACGCTGAAGCACAAACCGCCATCCAGGAGCTGGACGGGCGTGACCACGATGGCCGCAATCTGACCGTCAACGAAGCCAAGCCCCGCGAGCCCAGGAGCGGTGGCGGTGGTGGCTACGGTGGCGGCGGCGGTGGCGGCGGCTACGGCGGCGGCGGCGGTGGCCGGAGCGGCGGTGGCGGCGGCTACGGCGGCGGCGGCGGCGGCCGGAGCGGCGGCAGCAGCGGCGGCTACGGCGGCGGCGGCGGCCGTTATTGA
- a CDS encoding HNH endonuclease signature motif containing protein, whose translation MLPRVLRTLVRDRAGDRCEFCPLPQDALPLATFHVEQIVARQHAGGDEAGNLALACHHCNGHKGPNLAGIDPDTGRIERLFHPREHRHAFALRGCTSTTTIRPSIRRPCQRR comes from the coding sequence ATGCTCCCGCGCGTGCTGCGGACGCTTGTCCGGGACCGGGCCGGTGATCGCTGCGAATTTTGCCCGCTGCCCCAGGACGCGTTGCCGCTCGCCACATTCCACGTCGAGCAGATCGTCGCCAGGCAGCATGCAGGCGGCGATGAGGCCGGGAACCTGGCGCTGGCGTGCCACCATTGCAACGGCCACAAAGGACCGAACCTGGCGGGCATCGACCCCGACACGGGCCGGATCGAGCGGCTCTTCCACCCGAGGGAACATCGCCACGCCTTCGCATTGCGGGGGTGTACATCCACCACGACAATACGCCCCTCGATCAGGCGACCATGTCAGCGGAGGTGA
- a CDS encoding DUF1559 domain-containing protein produces the protein MTTPTPRARHGLTLVELLVVVSIIGLLLGLLLPAVQSSRESARRATCQANLRQQGIALQSHEETHQALPSLYNGTFLPQPRWALDEFYFHSWRTAILPRIEQSTVSNQLNLALAATDPANQTSVNVSLSLFLCPSTTTPTPNVPDLYAWHRESFPVWDPARFPPVKVGSAARNDYEVVCGVVVAAQRTTSGDLSGIRFGAWGEPTYDISNGHSLRYRRARLADVTDGLSNTILVGERAGRPDLHEKGKSVDPYPYLNPSNGMDTAQAAWATSTHIWWMVYGETQSINQTNRTGVFSFHPAGANVALADGSVRFLKESTASAILKALATRSGGEAVSFD, from the coding sequence ATGACGACACCGACGCCTCGCGCCCGTCACGGGCTGACGCTGGTTGAGCTGCTCGTGGTCGTCTCCATCATCGGCCTTCTCCTGGGCCTGCTGCTGCCCGCGGTACAATCCAGCCGGGAATCGGCCAGGCGGGCGACTTGCCAGGCGAACCTGCGCCAGCAGGGCATCGCCCTGCAATCGCACGAAGAGACGCATCAGGCCCTGCCCTCGCTTTACAACGGCACGTTTCTGCCTCAGCCCAGGTGGGCACTCGACGAGTTCTACTTCCATTCGTGGCGCACGGCCATCCTCCCGCGCATCGAGCAGTCGACGGTCTCCAATCAGCTGAATCTCGCGCTGGCGGCGACCGATCCGGCGAATCAGACCTCGGTCAATGTCAGCCTATCGCTGTTCCTCTGCCCGTCGACGACCACCCCGACCCCGAACGTCCCCGACCTCTACGCCTGGCATCGGGAGAGTTTCCCGGTCTGGGATCCGGCGAGGTTCCCGCCGGTCAAGGTCGGCTCGGCGGCCCGCAATGACTACGAGGTGGTCTGCGGCGTCGTGGTCGCGGCCCAGAGGACGACCAGCGGGGATCTCAGCGGCATCCGCTTCGGGGCGTGGGGCGAGCCGACCTATGACATCTCGAACGGCCATTCCTTGCGCTATCGCAGAGCGAGGCTCGCCGACGTCACCGACGGCCTTTCGAACACGATCCTGGTGGGCGAGCGAGCCGGGCGCCCCGACCTCCACGAGAAAGGGAAATCCGTCGATCCCTACCCCTACCTCAATCCGTCCAATGGGATGGATACCGCGCAGGCCGCATGGGCCACCAGCACGCACATCTGGTGGATGGTCTACGGCGAGACCCAATCCATCAACCAGACCAACCGTACCGGCGTCTTCTCCTTCCACCCCGCCGGCGCCAACGTCGCCCTCGCCGACGGCTCGGTCCGCTTCCTGAAAGAATCCACCGCCTCGGCCATCCTCAAGGCCCTGGCAACCCGATCCGGGGGCGAGGCCGTCAGCTTCGACTGA
- a CDS encoding twin-arginine translocation signal domain-containing protein — protein MISSRRSFLRASATAGASGALADLGFLLPISQAAAGDVTIDPARVRLGPDLSALLRLIRETPRDKCVPVFLRQFQAGLSYQEFLSGLFLLSLEDGDPHQVAQVYSAHRIGSEARTEERLLPLFWVLDRVKEGLERVGEGKSPRHIGGTLPTANTAADVLRGSIARSDPDQAERAIAAIARSRGPRQAMSQLWEHGARRAAGTLGHHPILIANSWRTLEAIGWDHAEPVLRFIARSLPNGPPDRTFAPNLARVERVLPGLPADWASDERDRGATIAIYRLLRQGETDGTSDLICAQLASGQVKAGAIWEAFHLVAADLIFRYKTGGTPIGGALIHAITSTNALHFGFDCCGEDRVRLLMLLQGAGVVGDTFVRPAEADGMLRAMDLLELKTDGGRAFGFTEIFSSLPYKAKEYVEKEPSERSASDEACRMSFTLLSDPSNIRAFQQAARTLLCVKASPDPHDIKYPAAAFEDASRMSPEWRPYALAASVHALHGSKSPDTPALVQVRAELS, from the coding sequence ATGATCAGCTCGCGTCGCTCATTTCTCAGGGCCTCGGCGACCGCCGGCGCCTCCGGCGCTCTGGCCGATCTCGGATTCCTGCTACCTATTAGCCAGGCTGCCGCCGGTGATGTGACAATCGATCCGGCCCGAGTCCGGTTGGGTCCGGACCTCTCCGCCCTACTTCGACTGATTCGCGAGACGCCGCGAGACAAATGCGTCCCGGTCTTCCTGCGGCAATTTCAGGCCGGCCTGTCATATCAAGAGTTCCTCTCAGGCCTCTTCCTCCTCTCTCTCGAAGACGGCGACCCGCACCAAGTCGCTCAGGTCTATTCGGCGCACCGGATCGGTAGCGAGGCCCGCACGGAAGAACGCCTACTGCCCTTGTTCTGGGTGTTGGACCGAGTCAAGGAGGGCTTGGAACGCGTGGGCGAGGGCAAGTCTCCCCGACACATCGGTGGCACTCTTCCCACCGCCAACACGGCGGCGGACGTCCTCCGGGGCTCGATCGCCCGGTCCGATCCCGATCAGGCGGAGCGTGCGATCGCGGCGATCGCTCGCAGCCGGGGGCCGCGCCAAGCGATGTCCCAGCTCTGGGAGCACGGGGCCCGACGCGCCGCCGGGACTTTGGGGCATCACCCGATCCTGATTGCGAATTCCTGGCGGACCCTCGAAGCGATCGGGTGGGACCATGCCGAGCCGGTCCTCCGCTTCATCGCTCGAAGCCTGCCGAATGGCCCCCCGGATCGAACCTTCGCGCCGAATTTGGCGCGCGTCGAGAGGGTCCTGCCCGGTCTCCCGGCCGACTGGGCGAGCGATGAGCGTGATCGCGGGGCCACGATTGCGATCTATCGGCTGCTCCGGCAGGGGGAGACGGATGGCACGTCTGACCTGATCTGCGCCCAGCTAGCCTCCGGCCAGGTGAAGGCGGGGGCCATCTGGGAGGCCTTCCACCTGGTCGCGGCGGACCTTATTTTCCGCTACAAGACGGGGGGAACGCCGATCGGAGGGGCGTTGATCCACGCGATCACCTCCACCAACGCGTTGCATTTCGGGTTCGACTGCTGCGGAGAGGATCGGGTCCGCCTGCTCATGCTGCTGCAAGGGGCCGGCGTGGTCGGCGATACCTTCGTCCGGCCTGCCGAGGCGGATGGGATGTTGCGGGCAATGGACCTGCTTGAATTGAAGACGGATGGCGGCAGGGCGTTCGGCTTCACGGAGATTTTTTCTTCGCTGCCCTACAAGGCGAAGGAATATGTTGAGAAGGAGCCTAGCGAGCGATCGGCGAGCGATGAGGCGTGCCGGATGTCTTTCACCCTCCTGAGCGACCCGTCGAACATCCGAGCTTTCCAGCAAGCCGCGCGAACGTTGCTCTGTGTTAAGGCTTCGCCCGACCCCCACGACATCAAGTATCCGGCGGCGGCCTTCGAAGATGCGTCGCGGATGAGCCCGGAATGGCGTCCCTACGCGCTCGCCGCGTCGGTTCATGCATTGCACGGATCGAAGAGCCCGGATACACCCGCCTTGGTCCAAGTTCGCGCGGAATTAAGCTGA
- the ccsA gene encoding cytochrome c biogenesis protein CcsA produces MDRLSVLCFGGTYALALLGDLARVAVRGSARWYLTLGLTALAWLVQGAYLANRGLSEGMPPVTSASESLLVLSWLLALAGLYLMARSSRSVAVGVFVLPAVLAMIVMAGTAPHDGWSDWGGARRFWGMAHGLFLLFGAASSCVGFLAGLMYLIQSRRLKQKRPPQPGFALPSLEQSERLNRGAITLAFPLLTLGLVIGMALIASTRPADGSTAVRWTDPKVLSTGAMWLAFAVLLHARFRPSMRGRRMMVLTMVAFAFLAFTWVGVDLLFHTDHGTSLPAVAPAVGGAS; encoded by the coding sequence ATGGACCGACTGAGCGTCCTCTGCTTCGGCGGCACGTATGCCCTGGCGCTCCTGGGCGACCTGGCCAGGGTCGCGGTGCGCGGGTCGGCCCGCTGGTATCTGACGCTGGGGCTGACCGCCCTGGCCTGGCTGGTTCAGGGGGCTTATCTGGCCAACCGGGGGCTGTCCGAAGGGATGCCGCCGGTGACCTCGGCCTCGGAGTCTCTGCTCGTCCTGTCCTGGCTGCTGGCCCTGGCTGGCCTCTACCTGATGGCCCGGTCGTCGAGGTCGGTGGCGGTGGGGGTCTTCGTGCTGCCGGCGGTGCTGGCGATGATCGTGATGGCCGGCACGGCGCCGCACGACGGCTGGTCGGACTGGGGGGGCGCCCGCCGGTTCTGGGGGATGGCCCACGGCCTGTTCCTGCTGTTCGGGGCGGCCAGCTCGTGCGTGGGGTTCCTGGCGGGCCTGATGTACCTGATCCAGTCGCGGCGCCTGAAGCAGAAGCGGCCCCCGCAGCCGGGATTCGCCCTGCCGAGCCTGGAGCAGTCGGAGCGGCTCAACCGGGGCGCGATCACGCTTGCCTTCCCGCTGCTGACGCTGGGGCTGGTGATCGGGATGGCCCTGATCGCGTCGACCCGGCCGGCCGACGGCTCCACGGCGGTGCGCTGGACCGACCCCAAGGTGCTGAGCACCGGGGCGATGTGGCTGGCCTTCGCGGTGCTGCTGCACGCGAGGTTCCGGCCGTCGATGCGAGGGCGGCGGATGATGGTGCTGACGATGGTGGCCTTCGCCTTCCTGGCCTTCACCTGGGTGGGCGTCGACCTGCTCTTCCACACCGACCACGGCACGTCCCTTCCCGCGGTCGCGCCCGCGGTGGGAGGGGCGTCGTGA
- the hemA gene encoding glutamyl-tRNA reductase, whose product MTVHALGVDHRSAPTRIRELLAFDGRKLDSALASLPERFPGSEFVVLSTCNRVELYTAGEPEDVPGFDALIDFLADLHGSPADTFSSHLVTYRDSGAVGHLFRVASSLESLVLGEGQILGQVRDAYKAAGQARTVGPILHTVFQNALRVGKKVREETGMDQGKLSVASVAVDVARDVFDTFTDKAVLVIGAGKMGDLTLTHLASLKPGRILVTNRNPERAEAAAARFGGRAVPFERLEQALVEADVVISTTAAEDPVVPLELYLRVQKARRNRLALILDIAIPRDFDPRIGDLEQVTLYNVDDLSAQAERNRTRRQKGVDPALEIIERETAACLADIHHKRSAGSLLRQLGDYADEARRRELERLYASLPGLTDPDRDKIAHMAFRLQNQFLHHPRAALRTAAKADLAADNPHPLLNAVRHLFGLGDLHSEGAEPDELAHPRPGG is encoded by the coding sequence GTGACGGTTCACGCCCTGGGGGTCGACCACCGCTCGGCCCCGACCCGGATCCGAGAGCTGCTGGCCTTCGACGGCCGCAAGCTCGACTCGGCGCTGGCTTCGCTGCCGGAGCGGTTCCCCGGCTCCGAGTTCGTGGTCCTCTCCACATGCAACCGGGTCGAGCTGTACACCGCCGGCGAGCCCGAGGACGTGCCCGGCTTCGACGCCCTGATCGACTTCCTGGCCGACCTGCACGGCTCGCCGGCCGACACGTTCTCGTCCCACCTGGTCACCTACCGCGACAGCGGGGCCGTGGGGCACCTCTTCCGCGTGGCCTCCAGCCTGGAGAGCCTGGTGCTGGGCGAAGGGCAGATCCTCGGCCAGGTGCGCGACGCCTACAAGGCCGCCGGCCAGGCCAGGACCGTCGGGCCGATCCTGCACACGGTCTTCCAGAACGCCCTGCGCGTGGGCAAGAAGGTCCGCGAAGAGACGGGCATGGACCAGGGGAAGCTGTCGGTGGCCAGCGTCGCCGTGGACGTCGCCCGCGACGTCTTCGACACGTTCACCGACAAGGCCGTGCTGGTCATCGGCGCCGGCAAGATGGGCGACCTGACCCTGACGCACCTGGCCAGCCTGAAGCCCGGGCGCATCCTGGTCACCAACCGCAACCCCGAGCGCGCCGAGGCCGCCGCCGCCCGCTTCGGCGGCCGGGCCGTCCCCTTCGAACGGCTGGAGCAGGCGCTCGTCGAGGCCGACGTCGTCATCAGCACCACCGCCGCCGAGGACCCGGTCGTCCCGCTGGAGCTCTACCTCCGCGTGCAGAAGGCCCGCCGCAACCGCCTGGCCCTGATCCTGGACATCGCCATCCCTAGGGACTTCGACCCGCGCATCGGCGACCTGGAGCAGGTGACCCTCTACAACGTCGACGACCTGAGCGCCCAGGCCGAGCGCAACCGGACCCGCCGCCAGAAGGGGGTCGACCCGGCGCTGGAGATCATCGAGCGCGAGACCGCCGCCTGCCTGGCCGACATCCACCACAAGCGCTCGGCCGGGAGCCTGCTGCGACAGCTTGGCGACTACGCCGACGAGGCCCGCAGGCGCGAGCTCGAGCGCCTCTACGCCTCGCTGCCCGGCCTGACCGACCCCGACCGCGACAAGATCGCGCACATGGCCTTCCGCCTCCAGAACCAGTTCCTGCATCACCCGAGGGCCGCGCTGCGGACGGCCGCCAAGGCGGACCTCGCCGCCGACAACCCGCACCCGCTGCTGAACGCCGTCCGTCACCTCTTCGGCCTGGGAGACCTGCACTCCGAAGGGGCCGAGCCCGACGAGCTGGCGCACCCCCGGCCCGGCGGATGA